From a single Planctomycetaceae bacterium genomic region:
- the ilvN gene encoding acetolactate synthase small subunit — protein MRHVLSALVMNQPGVLAHISGMLASRAFNIDSLAVGATENPEFSRITFVVNGDEKVLDQVRKQLEKIVTVVKVQDYSGEDFVERDLMLIKVSTSGGRRSEVRELTGIFRGRIVDVGADHVMIEMSGRENKIEAFVDRMRDFGILEMVRTGRVAMLRDRVITDDLPIEVFQEEPRTGVSQT, from the coding sequence ATGCGACACGTGCTTTCCGCGCTTGTGATGAACCAGCCCGGCGTGCTGGCTCACATCTCCGGCATGCTTGCCTCGCGAGCCTTCAACATCGACAGCCTTGCCGTCGGTGCGACCGAAAACCCGGAATTCTCACGCATCACGTTTGTTGTAAACGGTGATGAAAAGGTCCTGGATCAGGTCCGCAAACAGCTCGAAAAAATCGTCACTGTGGTCAAGGTTCAGGACTACTCCGGTGAGGACTTCGTCGAACGCGATCTGATGCTGATTAAGGTCAGCACCAGCGGCGGTCGTCGCAGTGAGGTTCGCGAACTGACGGGAATCTTTCGCGGGCGCATCGTGGACGTCGGAGCGGACCACGTGATGATCGAAATGTCGGGACGCGAAAACAAGATCGAAGCGTTTGTCGATCGCATGCGTGATTTCGGCATTCTGGAAATGGTCAGAACCGGCCGCGTCGCCATGCTGCGGGACCGCGTGATCACGGATGATCTGCCGATCGAAGTATTCCAGGAAGAGCCTCGCACCGGTGTTTCGCAGACGTGA